One region of Gammaproteobacteria bacterium genomic DNA includes:
- a CDS encoding cbb3-type cytochrome c oxidase subunit 3, with protein sequence MTELLQWIGRLENSKIVALLIFFVAFCAILLYVLTGKKRRARLESYKYIPFADDETSGRDDAGSAGKRKVDKQ encoded by the coding sequence ATGACGGAACTGTTGCAATGGATCGGCCGGTTGGAGAACAGCAAGATCGTTGCGCTGCTGATCTTCTTCGTGGCCTTTTGCGCGATCCTGCTGTACGTGCTGACGGGCAAGAAGCGCCGCGCGCGACTGGAGTCATACAAATACATCCCGTTCGCCGACGACGAGACCTCCGGGCGGGACGACGCGGGGTCGGCGGGTAAACGCAAGGTAGATAAGCAATGA